In the Hordeum vulgare subsp. vulgare chromosome 7H, MorexV3_pseudomolecules_assembly, whole genome shotgun sequence genome, one interval contains:
- the LOC123408452 gene encoding protein NTM1-like 9 — protein MEGLDVDDVFQHCRLNPTEVDAVTYYLPRLLSGETLHGVEKFIHSVEISSCEPKDLAARYAPVPQAVSNGDRFFFTTCKSKNGSKLQSVRSAGGGTWTIQKTTEISHAGGKVGEVKNLSFKKKGKSTGWVMEEYRCLLPEATIAEGVKVFCRMHLAQHAPAAARQESAAYMLQESQSEAATASMQAQKRPAPDAAADPHPPRPKKRMRVATPSFTAAAPVFLPDESIPEADDDDMVLFSCSMEDLFGLQVDETLRVGATENISPLEAEENIEQSHHSEPDEELQFLLDEVAAEHEPEAVPETEAEWQADEALGKDGEAYGFDIEELKRMMEADDALGEDGEADGFYIEELTRMMEADPIEVTGAKTGVEMDQQEPLYLDCLDQVMLEDRAMHNPAFPDAEEEERHNDAPDLDAPSLEGHDHLFKLPPSFFDPFEAAWKAEEALENEMRNNTAANLLGGYDDFFSSASVH, from the coding sequence ATGGAAGGGCTCGACGTCGACGACGTCTTCCAGCACTGCCGGCTGAACCCTACGGAAGTGGATGCCGTCACCTACTACCTGCCACGCCTCCTCTCCGGCGAGACGCTGCACGGCGTCGAGAAGTTCATCCACAGCGTCGAAATCTCCAGCTGCGAGCCCAAGGATCTCGCCGCCCGATACGCGCCCGTGCCGCAGGCCGTGAGCAACGGCGACCGGTTCTTCTTCACCACGTGCAAGAGCAAGAACGGGAGCAAACTCCAGAGCGTGCGCAGCGCCGGCGGCGGCACCTGGACCATCCAGAAGACCACGGAGATCAGCCACGCGGGAGGCAAGGTCGGCGAGGTCAAGAACCTGTCGTTCAAAAAGAAGGGCAAGTCCACCGGCTGGGTCATGGAGGAGTACCGGTGCCTGCTGCCTGAGGCCACCATCGCCGAGGGGGTGAAGGTGTTCTGCAGGATGCACTTGGCTCAGCATGCTCCTGCCGCCGCTCGCCAAGAATCGGCCGCGTACATGCTTCAAGAATCGCAGTCAGAGGCCGCGACTGCGAGCATGCAGGCACAGAAGAGGCCAGCGCCCGATGCCGCCGCCGATCCTCATCCGCCGCGCCCCAAGAAAAGGATGCGCGTTGCCACACCATCCTTCACCGCTGCTGCACCGGTTTTCTTGCCGGATGAATCAATACCTGAAGCTGACGACGACGACATGGTCCTGTTCTCTTGCTCAATGGAAGATCTTTTCGGGCTGCAAGTCGACGAAACTCTCAGGGTGGGAGCTACAGAGAACATCTCTCCGCTCGAAGCTGAAGAGAACATCGAACAGTCTCACCACTCTGAACCAGACGAGGAGCtgcagttcctactcgatgaagtagcagcagagcatgaGCCAGAGGCCGTCCCTGAAACTGAAGCAGAGTGGCAGGCCGACGAGGCGCTCGGGAAGGATGGGGAGGCATATGGCTTTGATATCGAAGAACTAAAGAGAATGATGGAAGCCGACGATGCGCTCGGGGAGGATGGGGAAGCAGATGGTTTTTATATTGAAGAACTAACGAGAATGATGGAAGCCGACCCAATTGAAGTCACTGGAGCGAAAACTGGCGTGGAGATGGACCAACAGGAACCTCTGTACCTGGATTGCTTGGACCAAGTCATGCTGGAGGATCGGGCCATGCACAACCCTGCCTTCcctgatgctgaggaggaggagaggcacAATGACGCGCCGGATCTTGACGCACCATCACTTGAGGGACACGACCACTTGTTCAAATTGCCGCCGAGCTTCTTCGATCCATTTGAAGCAGCGTGGAAGGCCGAAGAGGCGCTCGAGAACGAGATGAGGAACAATACCGCGGCCAATCTGCTTGGAGGATACGACGACTTCTTCTCGTCTGCAAGTGTCCATTAA